From Methanomicrobiales archaeon HGW-Methanomicrobiales-1, a single genomic window includes:
- a CDS encoding Asp-tRNA(Asn)/Glu-tRNA(Gln) amidotransferase GatCAB subunit B has protein sequence MAEDQVIVGLEVHCQLDTKSKLFCGCSTDYRDDGPNTHVCPICLGLPGAMPSINKRSIEYAMKVAKALNCTVLHESEFSRKNYFYPDLDKAYQITQYDKPLAEGGYLEIESDEGGERRIQLTRIHVEEDPGRLVHMGNAERGKYSLVDYNRAGIPLIEIVSEPDMRSPKEARKFLNKLRATLEYLSVFDSDKEGSLRVDANISIKGNERVEVKNITSYKGVEKALTYEVTRQKNLIRRGQRIERETRHFIESTGITQSSRSKEQEHDYRYFPEPDLRPMHVQSWVADIVLPELPDARRERFMAQYGCSLNHARTLTGELKLANFFEKVVAADPKGLSTLAATWIADTLIGELNYRSMCLDRVDAAGFNELVGTLKNGTITDKSGIEVLRVMLDQRMKDEPGESPAAIVSRLNLAKTTGDNSAIITAIEEAITENPRALEDYRAGKGGALNFLVGQVMKKTRGKADPGELNRMLVETLRKIEGDCRAPDSC, from the coding sequence ATGGCAGAAGATCAGGTCATCGTAGGACTTGAAGTGCACTGCCAGCTGGATACAAAGAGCAAGCTCTTCTGCGGGTGCTCCACTGATTACCGGGATGACGGGCCAAACACGCACGTCTGCCCTATTTGCCTTGGACTTCCCGGCGCAATGCCTTCAATCAACAAGCGTTCGATCGAGTATGCAATGAAAGTGGCAAAGGCACTGAACTGTACCGTTCTCCACGAATCCGAGTTTTCCCGGAAGAACTATTTTTACCCGGATCTCGACAAAGCATACCAGATTACCCAGTACGACAAGCCGCTCGCCGAAGGCGGCTATCTTGAGATCGAGAGTGACGAGGGTGGGGAACGGCGCATCCAGCTCACCCGCATCCATGTTGAAGAGGACCCGGGCAGGCTTGTTCACATGGGCAATGCCGAGCGGGGCAAGTATTCGCTTGTTGACTATAACCGGGCCGGCATCCCGTTAATTGAGATCGTGTCCGAGCCGGACATGCGTTCCCCCAAGGAGGCACGGAAATTCCTCAACAAACTTCGCGCCACACTCGAGTACCTCAGCGTCTTTGACAGCGACAAAGAGGGATCGCTGCGGGTGGATGCAAACATCTCGATCAAGGGCAACGAACGGGTGGAAGTCAAGAATATCACTTCCTACAAAGGGGTGGAAAAGGCCCTTACTTATGAAGTCACCCGTCAGAAGAACCTGATCCGGCGGGGTCAGCGGATCGAACGCGAGACCCGGCACTTCATCGAATCAACGGGGATCACCCAGTCCTCCCGTTCAAAAGAGCAGGAGCACGACTATCGCTACTTCCCCGAACCGGACCTTCGCCCTATGCATGTGCAATCATGGGTGGCAGATATTGTACTGCCGGAACTTCCCGATGCACGCCGGGAGCGGTTCATGGCGCAGTACGGCTGTTCCTTAAACCACGCCCGCACCTTGACCGGGGAACTCAAACTGGCAAACTTCTTTGAAAAAGTCGTTGCAGCAGATCCCAAAGGACTCTCGACCCTGGCCGCCACCTGGATTGCCGATACCCTGATCGGCGAACTGAATTACCGCAGCATGTGCCTTGATCGTGTGGATGCAGCAGGATTTAATGAACTTGTCGGCACTCTGAAAAATGGTACTATAACCGACAAGAGTGGTATCGAGGTGCTCCGGGTCATGCTCGACCAGCGTATGAAGGACGAACCAGGTGAATCTCCCGCTGCAATCGTCTCGCGCCTGAACCTGGCAAAAACCACCGGTGACAACAGTGCGATCATCACTGCAATTGAAGAAGCAATTACAGAAAATCCCCGGGCACTTGAAGATTACCGGGCAGGAAAAGGTGGGGCGCTCAACTTCCTTGTCGGGCAGGTCATGAAAAAGACACGGGGCAAAGCCGACCCGGGCGAATTGAACCGGATGCTGGTCGAAACGCTCAGGAAAATTGAGGGGGACTGTCGTGCACCTGATAGTTGCTGA
- the prf1 gene encoding peptide chain release factor 1, with translation MAEEATMNDARKRYEFKKVLENLQSLQGDGTELITLYIPPDKQIFDVTNQLKDEFGQCANIKSKQTKVNVQSAISSILSRLKYYKRPPEKGLAVFCGTVKTFGDRTDLQCTIFEPPEPLNLYMYRCSSNFELEPLRQMLEEKYVYGLLVLDKREAYWGFLRGNRIEPIGGTHSTVPGKMRKGGQSAARFGRLREIAIDEFYKKIGEHASAIFIAEKDYFERFKGVLIGGPSPTKEEFEKGDYLHHEVQKRIIGLFDVAYTNEDGLSELVDAAKDALKGMTVIKEKALMDRFLKELVKDNGVAAYGEDSIRHNLEIGAVDLLLLSATLRKSRLKIKCQSCDYTMEKTVNIEAGKTVADIASGNCPKCTAPLVLEEEIDIVDELTKFADQSSSKVELISDDFEEGSILFNAFGGIAAILRYRTGY, from the coding sequence ATGGCAGAAGAAGCAACGATGAACGACGCCCGGAAGCGGTATGAGTTCAAAAAAGTCCTGGAGAATCTCCAGTCCCTGCAGGGGGATGGTACAGAATTAATTACCCTCTACATCCCGCCCGACAAGCAGATCTTTGATGTGACCAACCAGCTCAAGGATGAGTTCGGGCAGTGCGCCAATATCAAGAGCAAGCAGACAAAGGTCAACGTTCAGAGTGCCATCTCTTCCATCCTCTCGCGTCTCAAATATTACAAGCGCCCGCCGGAAAAGGGCCTTGCAGTCTTCTGTGGTACCGTTAAAACCTTTGGGGACCGCACCGATCTCCAGTGTACGATCTTCGAACCCCCGGAGCCTCTCAATCTCTACATGTACCGGTGCAGCTCGAACTTCGAGCTCGAACCCCTCAGGCAGATGCTTGAGGAAAAGTACGTGTACGGCCTGCTCGTTCTCGACAAGCGGGAGGCATACTGGGGATTTTTACGCGGCAACCGGATCGAACCGATCGGTGGAACGCACTCAACAGTACCGGGGAAAATGAGAAAGGGCGGCCAGTCGGCGGCCCGGTTCGGGCGGCTGCGGGAGATTGCTATTGACGAGTTCTATAAGAAAATCGGTGAACACGCAAGCGCAATCTTCATTGCCGAAAAAGATTATTTCGAGCGGTTCAAAGGTGTCCTGATTGGAGGGCCGAGCCCGACAAAAGAGGAGTTCGAAAAAGGGGATTACCTCCACCATGAGGTCCAGAAACGGATCATCGGGCTTTTCGATGTTGCGTACACCAATGAGGACGGGCTCTCTGAACTTGTTGATGCGGCGAAGGATGCCCTCAAGGGAATGACTGTCATCAAGGAGAAAGCCCTCATGGACCGGTTCTTAAAAGAACTGGTCAAGGACAACGGGGTTGCCGCATATGGGGAAGATAGTATCCGGCACAACCTTGAGATCGGGGCTGTTGATCTGCTCCTCCTCTCAGCAACCCTCCGCAAATCCCGGCTGAAGATCAAGTGCCAGAGCTGTGATTATACCATGGAAAAAACGGTAAATATCGAAGCCGGAAAGACCGTTGCCGACATCGCGTCCGGGAACTGTCCGAAATGCACGGCACCGCTCGTGCTTGAAGAGGAGATCGATATCGTCGACGAATTGACAAAATTTGCCGACCAGAGCAGTTCGAAAGTAGAACTCATTTCAGATGACTTTGAGGAGGGCTCAATTCTCTTTAACGCATTCGGCGGAATTGCGGCTATCCTCCGTTACAGGACGGGATACTGA
- the gatA gene encoding Asp-tRNA(Asn)/Glu-tRNA(Gln) amidotransferase GatCAB subunit A (allows the formation of correctly charged Asn-tRNA(Asn) or Gln-tRNA(Gln) through the transamidation of misacylated Asp-tRNA(Asn) or Glu-tRNA(Gln) in organisms which lack either or both of asparaginyl-tRNA or glutaminyl-tRNA synthetases; reaction takes place in the presence of glutamine and ATP through an activated phospho-Asp-tRNA(Asn) or phospho-Glu-tRNA) produces the protein METHELTFKPDDRYHAFLTVCKKAPYGKGKLSGIAVAVKDNISTRGIETTCASKILKGYIPPYDAHAVDLLRQAGAAIVGKTNMDEFGMGTTTENSAFGPTLNPCDPSRVPGGSSGGSAAAIAGNLVPMALGTDTGGSVRCPAAFCGIVGLKPTYGRVSRYGLIAYANSLEQIGPMGRTVSDVSTLLQVIAGKDRHDSTIYDRPYAHTPVADVKGLKIGIPDEYFGEGVDPNVAGVVRTAIGRLEELGATTVPCCIPSMKFSLASYYVTCTCEASSNLARFDGVRYGPGADSKKSWHEAYKEVRSAGFGTEVRRRIMLGTFALSSGYYGKYYAKAQVARENVKADFARIFSEVDLIAGPTMPTIAFKFGEKSDPLSMYLADILTVPANLASIPAISVPCGKVDGMPVGLQIMGRPFEDERVIDAAYAYEQAVN, from the coding sequence GTGGAAACGCATGAACTCACTTTTAAACCCGATGACCGGTACCATGCATTTCTTACGGTCTGCAAAAAGGCTCCCTATGGTAAGGGAAAACTGTCCGGAATTGCCGTAGCGGTGAAAGATAATATCTCCACCCGGGGCATCGAGACCACCTGTGCATCAAAGATTCTCAAAGGCTACATTCCCCCGTATGATGCCCACGCAGTTGATCTGCTTCGGCAAGCAGGCGCAGCCATCGTCGGCAAGACGAATATGGACGAGTTCGGTATGGGCACAACGACCGAAAACTCTGCATTCGGCCCCACCCTCAATCCCTGCGATCCCAGCCGGGTTCCCGGAGGATCTTCTGGAGGAAGTGCAGCTGCGATTGCCGGCAATTTGGTGCCGATGGCTCTCGGAACAGATACCGGCGGTTCCGTCCGGTGCCCTGCGGCATTCTGCGGCATTGTCGGACTAAAACCGACGTATGGCAGGGTATCGCGTTACGGATTGATCGCATACGCAAATTCACTGGAGCAGATCGGCCCGATGGGGCGAACGGTTAGTGATGTCTCTACCCTTTTGCAGGTAATTGCCGGAAAGGATCGCCACGACTCTACCATCTATGACCGGCCATACGCCCACACGCCCGTTGCAGATGTAAAAGGACTCAAGATAGGTATCCCCGATGAATATTTTGGCGAAGGCGTAGACCCGAACGTTGCAGGAGTTGTCAGAACTGCAATCGGCAGGCTCGAAGAACTCGGCGCCACCACGGTCCCGTGCTGCATTCCCTCGATGAAGTTCTCGCTTGCTTCGTACTATGTCACCTGTACCTGCGAGGCCAGTTCCAATCTTGCCCGGTTTGATGGTGTGCGGTATGGCCCGGGTGCCGATTCGAAGAAGTCATGGCACGAGGCCTACAAGGAAGTCCGCAGTGCCGGGTTCGGTACTGAAGTACGCCGCAGGATCATGCTGGGTACCTTTGCCCTCTCTTCAGGATATTACGGAAAATACTATGCCAAGGCACAGGTTGCCCGTGAAAATGTGAAAGCCGATTTCGCCCGGATATTCTCGGAAGTCGATCTGATTGCCGGGCCCACCATGCCCACGATCGCCTTCAAATTCGGTGAGAAAAGCGATCCACTCTCCATGTACCTTGCCGATATCCTGACCGTCCCGGCAAACCTTGCCAGTATCCCGGCCATTTCAGTACCCTGCGGAAAGGTTGACGGTATGCCCGTCGGACTCCAGATCATGGGACGGCCCTTTGAAGATGAGCGCGTAATCGATGCTGCCTATGCCTACGAACAGGCGGTGAACTAA
- a CDS encoding site-specific DNA-methyltransferase codes for MPVSIPKVDLKSQSITKEQKEKLRQLFPEVFSEDTIDFEKLKLTLGADAETVKERFGLTWSGKAECFRIIQEPSIGTLKPAKGESVDWDSTENLFIEGDNLETLKLLQKSYYGKVKMIYIDPPYNTGNEFIYPDKFSETLDTYLSYSGQADAEGRKFSTNSETGGRYHSKWLDMMYPRLFLARNLLRDDGVIFISIDDHEVHNLREMMNEIYGEENFIGEFVWQSKKGGGSDKGGVVNDQEYVICYRKSETENALSRIEIESEELDEQDEIGAFRKGRELNKWGAGSSRSDRPTMWYPIPGPDGEVFPIRNDGSEGRWRLKKKNLLALVEKGDVEFEKRPDGTYIAYEKIRSTDPRFKPYRTWLTDIGTTADGSKELKKIFDGKKVYDFPKPVSLLTNLLSIGSNEEDDIILDFFAGSCTTSHALIKLNREGDTNRKFICIQLPESVNDTTSTGKNAIELGMPTLAEVGKERIRRVIDKIKQEQKESAKQKKLADDPETPQDLGFRVFKLSKSNFKVWNGQVPADGKVEKQLEDFIENLHNDGTDEEILYELLLKSGFALTIPVTEKKIAGKKVYSIDSDTLLICLEHNLTKDLIVKMAEIKPARAICLDAGFKGNDQLRTNALEIMKSHGVTDFRTV; via the coding sequence ATGCCCGTGTCAATCCCGAAAGTCGATCTCAAATCCCAATCCATAACAAAAGAGCAGAAGGAAAAACTGCGACAACTCTTCCCGGAAGTGTTCTCGGAAGATACAATCGATTTTGAAAAACTCAAACTCACGCTCGGCGCTGACGCGGAGACCGTGAAAGAACGATTCGGGCTGACATGGAGCGGCAAGGCAGAATGTTTCCGGATCATCCAGGAGCCCTCGATAGGGACGCTCAAACCGGCAAAGGGAGAATCTGTTGACTGGGACTCAACAGAGAATCTCTTCATCGAAGGCGACAACCTCGAAACCTTAAAACTGCTCCAGAAATCCTACTACGGCAAGGTCAAGATGATCTACATCGATCCGCCGTACAACACGGGCAACGAGTTCATCTACCCGGATAAATTTTCCGAAACTCTTGACACGTATCTTTCGTATAGTGGTCAGGCGGATGCTGAAGGCAGGAAATTCTCAACAAACTCAGAAACGGGTGGACGATATCATTCGAAATGGCTGGACATGATGTACCCCCGGCTCTTCCTTGCCCGGAATTTATTGCGGGATGACGGTGTCATATTCATCTCGATTGATGATCACGAGGTGCACAACCTCCGCGAGATGATGAACGAGATTTACGGGGAGGAAAATTTCATCGGAGAATTTGTCTGGCAATCGAAGAAAGGAGGGGGAAGTGATAAAGGCGGTGTTGTGAATGATCAAGAATACGTTATTTGCTATAGGAAATCTGAAACTGAAAATGCCCTCTCAAGAATTGAAATTGAATCTGAAGAACTAGATGAACAGGATGAAATCGGCGCATTTCGAAAAGGCAGAGAACTAAATAAATGGGGGGCAGGCTCAAGCCGTTCGGATCGACCTACGATGTGGTATCCGATTCCTGGTCCTGATGGAGAGGTCTTTCCAATACGAAATGATGGTAGTGAAGGGCGTTGGAGATTGAAAAAGAAAAATTTGTTAGCACTTGTCGAAAAGGGTGATGTTGAATTTGAAAAACGACCCGATGGGACATACATTGCATATGAGAAAATTAGATCAACAGACCCTCGCTTTAAACCATATCGAACCTGGCTAACTGATATTGGTACTACAGCAGATGGATCAAAGGAATTAAAGAAAATATTTGATGGTAAAAAAGTCTATGATTTCCCCAAACCGGTTTCCTTATTGACTAACCTATTATCAATCGGTTCGAATGAGGAAGACGATATTATTCTAGATTTTTTCGCAGGATCATGTACAACTTCTCATGCGTTAATTAAGTTGAATCGAGAGGGAGATACTAACCGGAAATTTATCTGTATTCAATTGCCGGAATCCGTAAACGATACAACATCTACAGGGAAAAATGCAATTGAATTAGGGATGCCTACACTAGCTGAGGTTGGAAAAGAACGGATTCGCCGTGTCATCGACAAAATCAAACAAGAACAAAAAGAATCTGCAAAACAAAAGAAACTCGCAGATGATCCCGAAACTCCGCAGGATCTCGGCTTCCGCGTCTTCAAACTGAGCAAATCCAACTTCAAAGTATGGAACGGACAAGTTCCGGCAGACGGCAAAGTCGAAAAACAACTGGAAGACTTCATCGAGAACCTCCACAACGATGGCACCGATGAAGAGATCCTCTACGAACTCCTCCTCAAATCCGGGTTTGCCCTCACCATACCGGTAACGGAAAAGAAGATCGCTGGCAAAAAAGTGTACTCCATCGATAGCGATACGCTCCTCATCTGCCTTGAGCACAATCTCACCAAAGATCTCATCGTGAAGATGGCAGAGATCAAACCGGCGCGGGCCATCTGCCTTGACGCAGGATTCAAAGGCAATGACCAGCTCAGGACCAACGCACTGGAGATCATGAAGTCGCATGGCGTTACTGATTTCAGAACCGTGTGA
- a CDS encoding thermosome subunit, translated as MSQQLGGQPIIILREGATRNRGQEAQNNNFAAARAVASAVRSTLGPKGMDKMLIDSMGDITITNDGVTILKEMDIEHPAAKMMVEIAKTQDAEVGDGTTTAVVIAGELLKNAEGLLAQSVHPTVIAEGYRMAATKALVLLDGFAITVKPTDTAMLKKIAETALTGKNAEASKDRLCDILVKAVTFVTDPDGTVDIAHINVEKKVGGAVDDSVLIEGMVIDKERAHPGMPRSVKDAKILLLNAALEFKKTEVDATINLSTPEQLQAFLDEEERMVHAMVDKVIKSKATVLFCQKGIDDIAQHYLAKAGILAVRRVKKSDIENLARATGANLISSIDAVTAKDLGTAGLVEEKTVSGDQMIYVSKCKNPKAVSIIVRGGTVHVVDELERAIHDALMVVGVVVEGRKIVAGGGAPETELSLRLREYAASVGGRGQLAIEAFASALEIIPRTLAENAGLDAIDMLVAIRAAHGAGKKNFGLDVEAGKPADMLKAGVVEPLRVKTQAISSATEAAVMILRIDDIISSSRSAAPGGGMPPGGMGGMGGMPPGMGDY; from the coding sequence ATGTCACAACAACTCGGGGGACAACCCATAATAATTCTCAGGGAAGGAGCAACAAGGAACCGGGGGCAGGAGGCCCAGAACAATAATTTTGCCGCTGCGAGGGCAGTGGCAAGCGCTGTCCGGTCAACCCTTGGCCCCAAGGGAATGGATAAGATGCTCATCGACAGTATGGGCGATATCACCATCACCAACGATGGCGTTACCATCCTCAAGGAGATGGACATCGAGCACCCGGCCGCAAAGATGATGGTCGAGATTGCAAAGACGCAGGACGCTGAAGTGGGCGACGGGACCACAACCGCAGTTGTGATTGCCGGCGAACTGTTGAAGAATGCAGAGGGGCTTCTTGCCCAGAGCGTCCACCCGACGGTTATTGCCGAGGGCTACCGGATGGCAGCGACAAAAGCGCTCGTGCTGCTTGACGGCTTTGCTATCACCGTGAAGCCCACCGATACTGCGATGCTCAAGAAGATCGCAGAGACTGCACTCACCGGCAAGAACGCGGAAGCATCGAAAGACCGCCTCTGCGATATTCTCGTCAAGGCAGTCACGTTTGTTACCGACCCTGACGGGACCGTGGATATCGCTCACATCAATGTGGAGAAGAAGGTCGGCGGCGCAGTGGACGACTCGGTCCTCATCGAAGGCATGGTCATCGACAAGGAACGTGCACACCCGGGCATGCCCAGGTCCGTGAAGGATGCAAAGATCCTCCTCCTCAACGCCGCGCTCGAATTCAAAAAGACCGAAGTGGATGCAACGATCAATCTCTCCACACCGGAACAGTTACAGGCATTCCTTGACGAAGAGGAACGGATGGTCCACGCGATGGTGGACAAGGTCATAAAGAGTAAGGCAACCGTCCTCTTCTGCCAGAAAGGCATCGACGACATTGCCCAGCACTATCTGGCAAAGGCCGGCATCCTTGCGGTCCGCAGGGTCAAGAAGAGCGATATCGAGAACCTTGCCCGGGCAACGGGTGCAAACCTCATCAGCAGTATCGATGCAGTCACCGCAAAGGATCTCGGCACTGCCGGGCTTGTCGAAGAAAAAACCGTTTCGGGTGACCAGATGATCTATGTCTCGAAGTGCAAAAACCCCAAGGCGGTCTCTATCATTGTCCGGGGCGGTACCGTGCACGTGGTCGATGAACTCGAACGCGCCATTCACGATGCCCTCATGGTTGTCGGTGTTGTAGTGGAGGGCAGGAAGATCGTGGCCGGCGGCGGGGCACCCGAGACCGAACTCTCGCTCCGTCTCCGTGAGTATGCCGCAAGTGTCGGCGGACGCGGACAACTTGCAATCGAGGCATTCGCTTCAGCGCTGGAGATCATTCCCCGGACCCTTGCCGAGAATGCCGGGCTGGATGCGATCGATATGCTTGTCGCGATCCGGGCTGCACACGGGGCTGGGAAGAAGAACTTCGGTCTCGATGTGGAGGCCGGTAAACCGGCAGACATGCTCAAGGCTGGCGTTGTCGAACCGCTGCGGGTGAAGACGCAGGCAATTTCAAGTGCGACAGAGGCCGCTGTCATGATCCTCCGCATCGACGATATCATTTCCTCATCCAGGTCCGCTGCACCGGGAGGCGGGATGCCTCCGGGTGGAATGGGTGGCATGGGGGGAATGCCGCCCGGGATGGGAGATTATTAA
- a CDS encoding Asp-tRNA(Asn)/Glu-tRNA(Gln) amidotransferase subunit GatC — MVTEKDVEHIAELADIGINTAELGTFTHQFNAILDYFDVLDQVKGDITVTRDLTNIMREDIVEPSLFRDEVLKNAAAQEDGFIKAPRVM, encoded by the coding sequence ATGGTTACTGAAAAAGACGTGGAACATATTGCGGAACTCGCCGATATCGGCATCAATACCGCTGAACTGGGAACATTTACTCACCAGTTCAATGCAATTCTTGACTATTTTGATGTGCTAGACCAGGTCAAAGGAGATATCACCGTCACCCGTGATCTCACCAATATCATGCGGGAAGATATAGTCGAACCTTCCCTGTTCCGGGATGAGGTATTGAAAAACGCAGCAGCACAGGAAGACGGATTTATCAAAGCACCACGGGTGATGTAG
- a CDS encoding DUF1016 domain-containing protein — MTGKPVKSKSPSPAEPILPLVQEIRDLVQSARRAAAQNVNTLQVVTNFEIGRRIVEFEQQGNRRAEYGERIVRELSQRLTAELGRGFSKSNLEYMRRFYLEYYEAVPPIAQTVSGQLPAKTTTETPIRQTLSAQFTPTFTLSWSHYIVLMTIENRDERRFYEIESRQNQWSLSELKRQFNSGIYERLALSRDKKGVKALADKGQIIGNPQDMLKDPYVLEFLGLDENSHYSESDLESAIIDKLEIFLLELGKGFLFESRQKRFTFDADHFYVDLVFYNRILRCYVLIDLKIGKLTHENLGQMQMYVNYYNREVKLTDENPTIGMILCKTKNDALVNLTLPENANIYASQYQLYLPSKEELKKKLIEWSETASDMPEAT, encoded by the coding sequence ATGACAGGAAAACCCGTAAAATCGAAAAGTCCGTCACCCGCTGAACCCATCCTCCCGCTCGTTCAGGAGATCCGTGACCTGGTGCAGAGCGCACGGAGGGCAGCGGCACAGAACGTCAACACCCTGCAGGTCGTCACCAACTTTGAGATTGGCCGGCGGATCGTGGAGTTTGAACAACAGGGGAACAGACGAGCGGAATATGGGGAACGAATAGTACGAGAACTTTCACAGAGGCTGACCGCAGAGCTCGGGCGCGGATTTTCTAAGAGTAATTTAGAGTACATGCGCCGGTTTTACCTCGAATATTATGAGGCCGTACCCCCAATTGCCCAAACAGTGTCTGGGCAATTGCCGGCAAAAACAACGACGGAAACTCCAATTAGGCAAACACTGTCTGCCCAATTCACACCCACCTTCACCCTCAGCTGGTCGCACTATATCGTCCTCATGACTATCGAAAACCGGGACGAGCGCCGGTTTTACGAGATAGAATCCCGGCAAAACCAATGGTCGCTTTCCGAACTCAAACGGCAGTTCAACTCCGGCATCTACGAACGACTCGCACTCAGCCGGGACAAAAAAGGAGTAAAAGCCCTTGCAGATAAAGGACAGATCATCGGCAATCCGCAGGACATGCTCAAAGATCCCTATGTTCTCGAATTCCTCGGGCTCGATGAGAATTCACACTACTCCGAGAGCGATCTCGAATCCGCTATCATCGATAAACTGGAAATATTTCTCCTGGAACTTGGCAAAGGATTTCTCTTCGAATCCCGGCAGAAGCGGTTCACTTTCGATGCCGACCATTTCTATGTGGACCTCGTCTTCTACAACCGCATCCTCCGGTGCTATGTTTTGATTGACCTCAAGATCGGAAAACTCACGCACGAGAACCTCGGCCAGATGCAGATGTACGTCAATTATTACAACCGCGAAGTGAAACTTACCGATGAGAACCCAACCATTGGCATGATCCTCTGCAAGACAAAGAACGATGCCCTCGTCAACCTTACCCTGCCGGAGAATGCGAACATCTACGCATCCCAGTACCAGCTCTACCTTCCCTCAAAAGAGGAACTGAAGAAGAAACTGATCGAATGGTCAGAAACTGCATCCGACATGCCGGAGGCCACATAA